The following are encoded together in the Flavobacteriales bacterium genome:
- a CDS encoding FkbM family methyltransferase — MLQLIYRIIYSENINYVLRNINKLLSPFLPNSIRIPPSGIIKAKNSNGNSIKFSLNQSSGFGSVIFWDGYQTFEYTAIFIKLIKKVHSFYDIGANLGYYTLIAASENSGIRIVCFEPATGPAFYLNRNITINGISNITVEAIALSNIEGTIDFYEIRNKKYKFLEHCLAGESNAGSITTGRNFHISKVRTTTLDQYVATNNEREIDLIKMDTEGTEHLILSKSTMVLTQMKPIIICETLFNVIEEQLEEIMTGFGYEFYNHIGTGLKKVTSIKRTQDDGVRNCFFVHPSKKHLIEEFISVE; from the coding sequence ATGCTACAACTGATTTACAGGATCATATATTCCGAGAACATAAATTATGTTTTAAGAAATATTAATAAACTTCTGAGTCCCTTTCTTCCCAATTCGATACGGATACCGCCATCCGGAATTATCAAAGCGAAGAACAGCAACGGAAATAGCATTAAATTCAGCTTAAATCAAAGTTCAGGGTTCGGATCGGTTATTTTTTGGGATGGATACCAAACCTTTGAGTATACCGCCATCTTTATAAAGCTCATTAAGAAAGTTCACTCATTTTATGATATTGGTGCTAACCTCGGGTATTACACATTAATTGCCGCATCCGAGAACAGTGGTATCCGAATTGTATGTTTCGAGCCGGCTACAGGTCCGGCATTTTACCTGAACCGCAATATTACCATTAATGGCATATCCAATATTACAGTGGAAGCAATTGCCCTATCAAACATTGAAGGCACCATCGATTTTTATGAGATTCGCAATAAAAAATACAAATTCCTGGAGCACTGTCTGGCTGGAGAAAGTAACGCGGGAAGCATAACGACCGGCAGAAATTTTCACATCTCGAAAGTCAGGACTACTACCCTGGATCAATACGTTGCAACAAACAACGAACGGGAAATAGATCTTATTAAAATGGATACTGAAGGAACAGAACATCTCATTCTATCCAAATCGACAATGGTATTAACCCAGATGAAACCCATAATTATTTGCGAGACCTTATTTAATGTGATCGAAGAACAGCTGGAAGAAATCATGACTGGTTTTGGATATGAGTTTTATAATCACATTGGAACGGGCTTAAAAAAGGTAACCTCAATCAAGAGAACACAGGATGACGGCGTAAGGAATTGTTTTTTTGTTCATCCAAGCAAAAAACACCTTATCGAGGAATTTATTAGTGTTGAATAA
- a CDS encoding T9SS type A sorting domain-containing protein: MRSLVQDMYSGDNFGFLLRLVDETPSNALLFCSIDVADSTKHPTLEVCYATESGIFGNEKDVEELSIFPNPSTGGISVKIPSNFHNENNTVLEVYTISGVRVQSIQVSRDRVSIDLSNLQPGFYLVKVISNKGIAIGRIELITQ; this comes from the coding sequence GTGCGATCGTTGGTTCAGGATATGTACTCAGGCGACAATTTTGGTTTCCTGCTAAGGCTTGTTGATGAAACTCCGTCCAATGCTCTATTGTTCTGCTCCATAGATGTCGCAGATAGTACAAAACATCCCACACTGGAAGTTTGTTATGCAACGGAAAGTGGGATATTCGGAAACGAAAAAGATGTTGAAGAACTGAGTATATTCCCGAATCCGTCTACCGGTGGTATTTCTGTAAAAATTCCTTCTAACTTTCATAACGAAAATAATACCGTTCTGGAAGTGTACACCATATCCGGAGTGCGTGTTCAATCAATTCAGGTAAGTCGTGATAGGGTATCCATTGATCTGTCAAATCTGCAACCTGGTTTTTACCTTGTTAAAGTAATCTCAAACAAAGGGATAGCCATTGGCAGAATTGAATTGATCACTCAATAA
- a CDS encoding prepilin-type N-terminal cleavage/methylation domain-containing protein, whose translation MKTRIKSHRLKAFSLTELLVVLVIVGILVLLALPNLMPLISKAHSTEAKLQLEHVYTLQKTYFMEHSKYAANLDEISFEQEKLVDEGGTAKYVIELVEGGGNGFIARARATVDFDGDGELNIWEINQEKQLTETVKD comes from the coding sequence ATGAAAACACGAATCAAAAGTCATAGACTTAAGGCATTTTCACTCACCGAGCTCCTTGTCGTACTTGTCATTGTAGGTATCCTTGTTCTTCTGGCGCTGCCCAACCTGATGCCCCTTATCTCCAAGGCCCATAGCACGGAGGCAAAGCTGCAGCTGGAACACGTCTATACACTGCAGAAAACTTATTTCATGGAGCATTCGAAGTATGCCGCCAATCTGGACGAGATATCATTCGAACAGGAAAAACTGGTGGATGAGGGAGGAACGGCAAAATATGTGATAGAGCTGGTAGAAGGCGGTGGGAACGGCTTTATTGCCCGTGCAAGAGCAACTGTTGATTTTGACGGCGACGGAGAATTGAACATATGGGAGATAAACCAGGAGAAACAATTAACCGAAACCGTAAAAGACTAA
- a CDS encoding tail fiber domain-containing protein, giving the protein MIRKKQRLTVVAVFIALVGWQMVHAQDTVGVVISITDTTPDPSAILDVMSTTKGMLIPRMTTTERGAVSSPADGLMVYDTDESAVYFYNGTTTEWAKVAGELWEQSGGDIYYTGGNFGLGTETPAYRLSIAGNSSIADRTIAVNDTPMVYLAAQGSSQLIGSIAFGNGLRSLTSGSGKYNTSVGIGALFSTTSGTQNTALGANSLRSNTGGSQNTGIGYQTLYTNTTGTNNTGIGYNALQSNTTGSYNTAVGITSLNSNTTGNGNTSLGSFSLRYNTTGTSNTGIGSSALYNNTTGINNTAVGEEALKANTTGGQNTAIGVDALINNTTGSYNVAIGSFTLNGNTTGSLNVGIGPQALYTNSTGVSNFANGTQALYSNTTGNYNTAEGSYVLYTNTTGSNNTGNGYQSLKNSTTAGSNTGIGFQAGHDITTGSYNTILGNFPSTSSSITTGSNNILIGNDVRNGLSVTSSNQLNIGNLIYGTGLGSAGSVHNIPRVGINTATPDTTFSVNGRASMQGGGSWLTFSDRRVKKDTASFTDGIETIRQVHPMKYKYRGIYADTTTEFVGVIAQDMQSVAPYTVKSHKIEVRGRDANMFQEKTYIRTDNIYVRTDTLVGPNDSIILQPVHRQEQVYEVDALSYDQSALFYVMINALKQLDAENAELRSRIEALENE; this is encoded by the coding sequence ATGATCCGTAAAAAACAAAGGCTGACCGTAGTTGCTGTATTTATTGCACTGGTTGGTTGGCAGATGGTACACGCCCAGGATACGGTGGGTGTTGTGATTAGTATAACCGATACAACCCCTGACCCGTCTGCAATTCTGGATGTGATGTCAACAACAAAAGGAATGCTTATTCCTCGTATGACAACCACGGAACGCGGCGCAGTTTCATCTCCTGCTGATGGTTTGATGGTTTATGATACGGATGAAAGTGCGGTGTATTTTTATAACGGTACAACAACTGAATGGGCAAAGGTAGCAGGTGAATTATGGGAGCAGAGTGGAGGTGATATTTACTATACGGGAGGTAATTTCGGTTTGGGTACGGAGACCCCTGCCTATCGTTTAAGTATTGCGGGCAATTCGTCAATTGCGGACCGCACGATTGCTGTTAATGATACACCAATGGTCTATCTGGCAGCTCAGGGCAGTTCTCAATTGATAGGTTCGATCGCGTTTGGAAACGGTTTGAGAAGTCTGACTTCCGGATCAGGTAAGTATAACACGAGCGTTGGTATAGGTGCATTGTTTTCTACCACCAGCGGTACCCAGAATACAGCTCTGGGTGCAAACAGCCTCCGCTCCAATACGGGCGGAAGTCAGAATACCGGTATCGGATACCAGACGCTTTACACAAACACGACAGGTACCAATAACACCGGAATCGGCTATAATGCATTACAATCAAATACTACCGGAAGTTACAATACCGCGGTAGGTATCACTTCGTTAAACTCAAATACCACAGGTAACGGCAATACCAGTTTGGGTTCTTTTTCATTGCGGTACAATACCACCGGAACATCTAATACGGGAATCGGTTCCAGTGCATTGTATAATAATACTACCGGAATTAATAATACCGCTGTGGGCGAAGAGGCCCTGAAAGCCAATACCACCGGCGGACAAAATACAGCGATCGGTGTGGATGCATTGATCAACAATACCACCGGTTCCTATAACGTAGCGATCGGATCCTTCACGCTTAATGGAAATACTACTGGTAGTTTGAATGTGGGTATCGGTCCGCAGGCATTGTATACCAATAGCACAGGAGTATCTAACTTTGCTAACGGAACCCAGGCATTGTATAGTAACACCACCGGTAACTATAATACGGCGGAAGGTTCATATGTGTTATACACCAATACCACCGGCAGCAACAACACCGGCAACGGTTATCAATCGCTCAAAAACAGTACCACCGCGGGAAGTAATACAGGCATCGGTTTTCAGGCCGGACACGATATCACCACCGGTTCATACAATACCATCCTGGGGAATTTCCCCAGCACCTCTTCCAGCATCACCACCGGCTCGAACAATATCCTGATCGGGAATGATGTACGCAACGGCCTTTCGGTGACCAGTTCGAACCAGCTGAACATCGGCAATCTGATCTATGGTACTGGTCTGGGTTCGGCCGGCAGTGTGCATAACATTCCGAGGGTGGGTATCAATACAGCGACACCGGACACGACTTTTTCCGTGAATGGAAGAGCCTCCATGCAGGGAGGCGGATCCTGGCTCACCTTCTCAGACAGAAGAGTGAAAAAAGATACAGCCTCATTCACAGACGGCATTGAAACGATCCGCCAGGTGCATCCCATGAAATACAAATACCGGGGCATCTATGCGGACACCACCACGGAGTTTGTAGGTGTGATTGCTCAGGATATGCAGTCTGTGGCACCATACACGGTCAAATCACACAAGATCGAAGTGCGTGGCCGGGATGCCAACATGTTCCAGGAAAAGACCTACATCCGTACGGACAACATATATGTTCGTACGGATACATTGGTGGGGCCCAATGATAGCATCATTTTGCAACCGGTACACAGACAGGAGCAGGTATATGAGGTGGATGCATTAAGTTATGATCAGAGTGCATTATTCTATGTTATGATCAATGCACTGAAACAGTTGGATGCGGAGAATGCAGAGTTGAGAAGCAGGATAGAAGCATTGGAGAACGAATAA
- a CDS encoding DNRLRE domain-containing protein: MKDIVLCMLFLLVQVVNGQTTVSIIADYDAAIGYHDNYNTANNNYGDAVQNPAYIIPGASGGLNENRASIHFDLSGIPNGATITSANLNLYALGPVGTLPGHTGQNNSALLQRVTQNWQDNTVSWNSQPTTTSQNEVTLPVSTSSVQDYPP, encoded by the coding sequence ATGAAAGACATTGTTCTCTGCATGCTTTTTTTGCTTGTCCAGGTAGTAAACGGACAAACAACGGTGTCGATTATTGCAGATTACGATGCTGCGATTGGATATCATGACAATTACAATACCGCAAATAATAATTATGGTGATGCTGTTCAAAATCCTGCATACATCATACCCGGAGCCTCGGGAGGATTAAACGAGAACCGGGCATCGATCCACTTTGATCTTTCAGGAATACCAAATGGGGCAACCATAACCAGTGCTAATCTGAATTTGTATGCCTTAGGACCTGTTGGTACATTACCCGGTCATACAGGACAGAACAACAGCGCCTTGTTACAAAGAGTCACACAAAATTGGCAGGACAATACCGTTTCATGGAATTCACAACCGACCACGACCAGTCAAAATGAAGTAACACTGCCTGTGTCCACCAGCTCGGTGCAGGATTATCCGCCATAG
- a CDS encoding type II/IV secretion system protein — protein MAIAPSTDLLQLITPEQAWHYRVLPGTSADDLLTFFVDETVEVSNTAMELEMVLGKKVTFTPRPAEEIGKALAKFYRKTSRQTSKAPAKLDQAEAEDFLANLIHDAKHLGSSDIHVEPYEDRCRVRIRVDGQLVERYVISKSDYPGFVNKIKIKANLDIAEKRLPQDGRIGFKRGGEKFDIRVSILPTLHGEKIVMRLLNKDATDIDLEAIGFSETDLANYLRGVRKPHGIVLISGPTGSGKTTTLYATLKLLNKESRNIVTIEDPIEYTLEGINQVQLKEDIGLTFARALRTFLRQDPDIIMLGEIRDGETAAMAIRASLTGHLVLSTIHTNSAWGTVSRLVDMGIPPFLIAGTLNTTMAQRLVRLLCPDCKQQKDLSGNDLPDGFRSASHIAKQFEPVGCESCYYTGYKGRKAIFEVIPVDEMLQAAIREGAHDIEDHLKKYGVKTLAGNALELLESGQTSLEEIYPLLINHS, from the coding sequence ATGGCTATTGCACCCTCCACAGATCTGTTGCAACTGATCACCCCGGAACAAGCCTGGCATTACAGGGTGTTGCCCGGTACGTCAGCAGATGACCTGTTGACATTCTTTGTGGATGAAACGGTGGAAGTGTCCAATACGGCCATGGAGCTGGAAATGGTGCTGGGGAAAAAGGTGACATTCACACCCCGGCCTGCTGAGGAGATTGGAAAGGCCCTGGCGAAGTTCTACAGGAAAACCAGCCGGCAAACTTCAAAAGCGCCGGCAAAACTTGATCAGGCCGAAGCAGAAGATTTTCTGGCAAACCTGATCCATGATGCAAAACACCTTGGCAGCAGTGACATTCATGTAGAGCCGTACGAGGACCGCTGTCGCGTGCGGATCAGGGTTGACGGGCAATTGGTGGAGCGCTATGTGATCAGTAAGTCGGATTACCCGGGATTTGTTAACAAGATCAAGATCAAAGCCAACCTGGATATCGCAGAGAAACGATTGCCACAAGACGGCCGGATCGGATTTAAAAGAGGTGGAGAAAAGTTCGATATCCGGGTGAGTATCCTGCCCACCCTGCACGGAGAAAAGATCGTGATGAGGCTATTGAACAAAGATGCTACGGACATCGACCTGGAAGCAATCGGCTTTTCCGAAACCGACCTGGCGAACTACCTCAGAGGGGTGAGAAAGCCTCACGGTATTGTGCTGATAAGCGGACCTACCGGATCAGGAAAGACCACCACATTGTATGCGACTTTGAAACTGCTGAATAAGGAAAGTCGCAACATTGTGACCATCGAGGATCCGATCGAGTATACCCTGGAGGGCATCAACCAGGTGCAGCTAAAGGAAGACATCGGTCTGACCTTTGCCCGGGCACTGCGCACATTCCTCCGGCAAGACCCGGATATCATCATGTTGGGTGAGATCAGGGATGGAGAAACCGCTGCTATGGCTATTCGGGCTTCATTGACCGGCCATCTCGTGCTATCCACCATTCATACGAATTCTGCCTGGGGCACGGTATCACGGCTTGTGGACATGGGGATACCTCCCTTTCTGATCGCCGGCACCCTGAATACCACCATGGCCCAACGGCTTGTACGCCTGCTGTGTCCTGATTGTAAACAACAGAAAGACCTCTCCGGCAATGATCTTCCGGATGGCTTCCGGTCCGCATCGCATATTGCCAAACAGTTCGAACCCGTTGGATGTGAGTCCTGTTATTATACAGGATATAAGGGCAGGAAAGCTATCTTTGAAGTGATTCCTGTGGATGAAATGTTGCAGGCCGCAATCAGGGAGGGTGCGCATGACATCGAAGACCATCTTAAAAAATATGGCGTGAAAACGTTAGCGGGTAACGCGCTGGAACTGCTGGAGAGCGGGCAAACATCCCTCGAAGAGATTTATCCACTTTTAATTAATCATAGCTGA
- a CDS encoding prepilin-type N-terminal cleavage/methylation domain-containing protein, with the protein MRTADRLQSFTLIELVVVMIITGIVVATAATALRITGERLAHLKDSREKWLEVYRLEGAVQGDADRSLEVLSEVDGVRLKRMVGPDIVYHILANGVVRETGQVTDTFYVDISERESYYNGNTITTNVSPIDEWKWEAQIGETPVSFRFYKIYAADEKMRHEAILNHTPGR; encoded by the coding sequence ATGCGAACCGCTGACAGGCTGCAGTCCTTTACCCTGATCGAACTGGTGGTGGTGATGATCATCACCGGCATTGTGGTTGCCACGGCGGCTACGGCACTTCGCATTACAGGCGAACGATTAGCCCATTTGAAAGACAGCCGGGAGAAATGGCTGGAGGTATACCGGCTTGAAGGTGCCGTGCAGGGAGATGCGGACCGGTCCCTGGAGGTGCTGAGCGAGGTGGATGGAGTCAGGTTAAAGCGAATGGTTGGTCCTGATATCGTATATCATATTCTAGCCAACGGGGTGGTTCGTGAAACCGGTCAGGTTACGGATACCTTTTATGTTGATATTTCAGAAAGAGAATCATACTATAATGGCAACACCATAACAACGAATGTATCGCCTATTGATGAGTGGAAATGGGAAGCGCAAATCGGCGAGACGCCGGTATCATTTCGTTTTTATAAGATATATGCGGCAGACGAGAAAATGCGGCACGAAGCGATTCTGAATCACACACCCGGCAGATAA
- a CDS encoding OmpH family outer membrane protein, whose translation MNKVTLTLSVAALLLSTSLYFFGFTSGDKIAYVENTRLVLEYKAMKEARAAFEQKAKLWQDNVDTLGAEMQRKLQEYEKKRASLSESELKLMEELLNTKDQQYRQYTEAMQQKYREEEQKYQGEVIQQMNTLIKDWGKEHHYRIIMGATNMGNVVYADEAINVTDEVLKMLNGEE comes from the coding sequence ATGAACAAAGTAACCCTCACGTTAAGCGTCGCCGCACTTTTGCTGTCGACATCCTTATATTTCTTCGGATTTACTTCAGGTGATAAAATAGCATACGTGGAGAATACCCGCCTGGTCCTGGAATACAAGGCCATGAAAGAAGCCCGCGCCGCCTTTGAACAAAAGGCTAAATTATGGCAGGACAATGTCGATACCCTGGGCGCTGAAATGCAGCGCAAACTTCAGGAGTATGAGAAGAAACGTGCCTCATTATCCGAAAGTGAGTTGAAACTGATGGAAGAATTGTTGAATACCAAAGATCAGCAATACCGCCAATACACCGAAGCCATGCAACAGAAATACCGTGAGGAAGAACAAAAATACCAGGGCGAGGTGATCCAGCAAATGAACACCCTTATCAAGGACTGGGGCAAGGAACATCACTACCGCATCATCATGGGCGCCACAAATATGGGAAACGTGGTCTATGCGGATGAGGCCATCAATGTCACCGATGAGGTGCTGAAAATGTTGAACGGGGAGGAATAG
- a CDS encoding type II secretion system F family protein — translation MAIDLKQYKASTVKSDKRTTGTAGSKGFMDFLNRDIQLFGSALPDKDKEAFYHELEILMGAGVDIKSCLDHIEKEQKKKKDQVLFADIRGRVLNGETLSEAIRKTGKFSPYEYYSLQIGEESGKLLEVFRELAGYFNARIRQRRQVINALSYPAIVMTVAFGAIYFMMQFMVPMFADVFKRFGGDLPPITKMIVDLSAFVRAWGGWLMVGLVGLLIAGYSQRKKDGFRKVLSMVVLRFPVAGLLVKKIYAARFCRSMALLMSANVPMLQALELVRNMIGYYPMEKSLDQIGKEVMEGGTLHEGLGAHDIFPSRLTALVKVAEEVNQLDVIFEQLAKQYGEEVEYQTGLLGSFVEPLMIIFLGLVVGVILIAMYLPLFQLSTGVMQ, via the coding sequence ATGGCCATTGACCTGAAACAATACAAGGCATCAACTGTTAAGTCTGATAAGCGCACAACCGGAACAGCCGGATCGAAAGGCTTTATGGATTTCCTTAATAGGGACATACAGCTCTTTGGAAGCGCGTTACCGGATAAGGATAAGGAAGCGTTTTATCATGAACTCGAGATTCTGATGGGTGCGGGTGTGGACATCAAATCGTGTTTGGATCATATTGAAAAAGAACAGAAGAAGAAAAAGGATCAGGTGCTGTTTGCCGATATCCGTGGTCGTGTGTTGAACGGGGAGACCCTTTCCGAAGCGATCCGGAAGACAGGGAAGTTTTCACCCTATGAATATTACAGCTTGCAAATCGGTGAGGAATCAGGGAAGTTGCTGGAAGTGTTCCGCGAACTGGCGGGATATTTCAATGCAAGGATTCGGCAACGCAGACAGGTGATCAACGCTTTGTCATATCCCGCCATTGTCATGACGGTCGCCTTCGGTGCCATCTATTTTATGATGCAGTTTATGGTACCCATGTTTGCGGATGTCTTTAAACGGTTCGGCGGTGATCTTCCACCCATAACCAAAATGATCGTTGACCTTTCCGCTTTTGTCCGTGCGTGGGGTGGCTGGCTGATGGTCGGCCTCGTGGGTTTGCTTATTGCAGGTTATTCACAACGAAAGAAGGATGGTTTTCGGAAAGTGCTATCGATGGTGGTGCTGCGTTTTCCTGTGGCGGGTCTGTTGGTTAAGAAAATATATGCGGCCAGGTTTTGCAGATCCATGGCCTTGCTGATGAGTGCCAATGTTCCGATGCTTCAGGCATTGGAGTTGGTGCGCAACATGATCGGTTATTATCCTATGGAAAAGAGCCTGGATCAAATCGGGAAGGAAGTGATGGAGGGAGGAACATTGCATGAAGGCCTGGGTGCACATGACATTTTCCCTTCCAGATTAACAGCACTTGTTAAAGTAGCCGAGGAAGTGAATCAACTGGATGTCATATTCGAACAACTCGCGAAACAGTATGGGGAAGAGGTGGAATACCAGACGGGACTGCTTGGTAGTTTTGTGGAACCGCTGATGATCATCTTCCTCGGCCTTGTTGTGGGTGTTATTCTCATTGCCATGTACCTGCCATTGTTCCAGCTCAGCACCGGCGTGATGCAATAG
- a CDS encoding glycosyltransferase: protein MNILFLTFWYPTQELPGKGIFIQEQAITIAKTGVNIHVVHVCIQKGSGLFSIEYRSETVADLPTTRIIISSMLWKGYYYFSRFFYKIVERRVFKLAEAGRFDMIHSNVVFPAGIFGDRLSKKMGIPHIISEHWSGLNKFFTTHLDKNRGRQAYNRTAAILAVSDFLREAIKPFVNDPAKISIVPNVVPQETFHFKAKKPDTDRPIRFIAVANWTRGKVQFKFPELVIQAIGNIHKSHPGYKIELEFIGSGNMIDAMKKQASDLGIKAIFSGQKPKSYIAQKMQSSDFLLHPTLYETFSVVIAESLMCGLPVIASEVAAIPELINEENGVLTKNDVPSWESAILQAMTRTFDRAMIASTVANKFSQNSVGHQISSIYTSVLERIK from the coding sequence ATGAATATTCTATTTCTCACATTCTGGTATCCAACCCAAGAGTTACCCGGTAAAGGTATTTTTATTCAGGAACAGGCTATCACCATTGCAAAAACGGGTGTAAACATTCATGTTGTTCACGTTTGCATCCAAAAAGGTTCCGGGTTATTTTCTATTGAATACCGAAGTGAAACAGTAGCTGATCTGCCTACAACAAGAATAATTATCAGCTCTATGCTGTGGAAGGGTTACTACTACTTTAGTCGTTTCTTTTATAAAATTGTTGAACGAAGGGTGTTTAAACTGGCGGAGGCAGGAAGATTTGATATGATCCATTCTAACGTTGTCTTCCCTGCCGGAATCTTCGGCGATCGGCTTTCGAAAAAAATGGGGATCCCTCACATTATTAGTGAACACTGGTCAGGCCTGAACAAGTTTTTTACCACCCATCTGGATAAGAATAGGGGGCGTCAGGCGTATAATCGAACTGCTGCAATCTTAGCTGTTTCTGATTTCCTGAGAGAAGCAATAAAACCATTCGTAAATGATCCGGCAAAAATTTCCATTGTCCCCAATGTCGTGCCCCAGGAGACATTCCACTTCAAAGCTAAAAAACCTGACACTGATAGACCCATTCGTTTTATTGCGGTAGCAAATTGGACCAGGGGAAAGGTTCAGTTCAAATTCCCGGAACTGGTTATCCAGGCTATAGGTAACATTCACAAAAGCCACCCCGGTTATAAAATTGAACTGGAGTTCATCGGATCCGGAAATATGATCGATGCAATGAAAAAACAGGCAAGCGACCTTGGGATCAAAGCCATATTCTCAGGGCAAAAACCCAAAAGCTATATTGCTCAGAAAATGCAATCTTCGGATTTTCTTCTGCACCCTACACTTTATGAAACATTCAGTGTGGTCATTGCCGAGTCACTAATGTGTGGCCTTCCTGTCATCGCATCTGAGGTAGCTGCCATTCCTGAATTAATCAACGAAGAAAATGGTGTACTCACAAAAAATGATGTCCCGTCATGGGAATCCGCAATCCTTCAGGCAATGACCAGAACCTTCGACAGGGCAATGATCGCAAGTACAGTAGCTAACAAATTCAGTCAGAATTCTGTTGGTCATCAAATTAGCAGCATTTATACGAGTGTATTAGAAAGGATAAAGTAG